In one window of Paraflavitalea soli DNA:
- a CDS encoding family 43 glycosylhydrolase: protein MNTYINPVLPGDHPDPTLLKVGDDFYHCGSSFHFTPYLPIYHSKDLVHWKIIGRVLSPEKAAMVTDKPSNGVWQGAITYFYGSYWIYFSSGGQWFSKADLPTGPWTAPVRVTENPKTGPLGYDNSIFVDDDGKPYMVIKNGQKVNRLQALGRDGQLTDSVINLDWINAKLQYSWAEGPVMCKRNGYYYYFPAGDVSGGQYVLRASALTADSTKWERLGNFFKPSPDPANTFPRPNHIAAPVQLADGSWWTIGQSYQHHGKDDWSGMGRQTSLYQVIWENDRPWGMPPVSTPVVKPALTNNKTPWRSVHSDHFENDQLGDWWHFLTKGAAAGVSLTQRKGWARLTPDSGRTHLVQKETDHFYSVVTRLELNTKDSAVRGGIYLTNGNQRVFVRLFSELTTNRRIVLQLDTAIRSVPYPQGKTVWLKLERYEHQLSGYFSTDGKKWQAVGAPISAVPLDKVQPNYNSWVGTSVGLFAEGGLVDFDLFVCKDGFSLLPAIGNSNHYGIQTIHADGDQLVTNSSLHGGWLMISGVDLGAAGAAKAVEVMASSTKGGVLEILLDDLEQGERIAAVPVKAGKISSHVYRLRSASGKLSGQHDLFVRFPAGTSQDILLKSIRLLTR, encoded by the coding sequence GTGAATACCTATATTAACCCGGTATTGCCGGGCGATCATCCGGACCCTACTTTGCTGAAGGTGGGGGATGACTTTTACCACTGTGGTTCTTCTTTTCATTTTACCCCTTACTTACCCATCTATCATTCCAAAGACCTGGTGCATTGGAAGATTATTGGGCGGGTGCTGTCGCCGGAGAAAGCGGCAATGGTGACCGACAAACCCTCCAATGGTGTGTGGCAGGGAGCCATCACTTATTTCTATGGCTCTTACTGGATCTATTTTTCTTCGGGCGGTCAGTGGTTTTCCAAAGCCGATTTACCAACCGGTCCCTGGACGGCCCCCGTGCGGGTGACGGAGAATCCGAAGACCGGCCCGCTAGGCTACGACAACTCCATTTTTGTAGACGATGATGGCAAACCTTATATGGTGATCAAGAATGGTCAAAAGGTGAACCGCCTGCAGGCGCTGGGCCGGGATGGTCAGCTCACCGACTCGGTGATCAACCTCGACTGGATCAATGCCAAACTGCAATACAGCTGGGCAGAAGGTCCCGTGATGTGCAAGCGTAATGGCTACTATTATTATTTCCCCGCAGGTGATGTATCGGGTGGTCAATATGTATTGCGCGCCAGCGCCCTCACCGCCGATTCCACCAAATGGGAGAGGCTGGGTAATTTCTTCAAGCCAAGTCCCGACCCTGCCAATACATTTCCGCGTCCCAATCATATTGCTGCTCCGGTTCAGCTGGCCGATGGCAGTTGGTGGACGATCGGGCAGAGCTATCAGCACCATGGCAAAGACGACTGGAGCGGCATGGGCCGGCAAACTTCCTTGTACCAGGTAATATGGGAAAATGACCGCCCCTGGGGCATGCCGCCGGTGAGTACACCTGTTGTAAAACCGGCGTTGACCAATAACAAAACCCCCTGGCGTAGTGTACACTCAGATCATTTTGAGAATGATCAGTTGGGTGACTGGTGGCATTTCCTGACCAAGGGGGCGGCTGCGGGTGTTTCACTGACGCAACGCAAAGGGTGGGCACGGTTGACGCCAGATAGCGGTCGAACGCACCTGGTACAAAAAGAAACGGATCATTTCTATTCGGTAGTTACGCGGCTGGAACTGAATACCAAGGACAGCGCTGTGCGTGGCGGCATCTACCTCACCAATGGCAACCAACGGGTATTCGTGCGCCTGTTCAGTGAATTGACTACCAACAGGCGTATTGTATTGCAATTGGATACTGCCATCAGGAGCGTACCGTACCCCCAGGGAAAAACGGTATGGCTGAAACTGGAGCGGTATGAGCACCAACTGTCGGGTTATTTCAGTACGGATGGAAAAAAATGGCAGGCGGTGGGTGCGCCCATCAGCGCGGTGCCGCTCGATAAAGTACAACCCAATTACAATAGCTGGGTGGGCACCAGTGTGGGCTTGTTTGCCGAGGGTGGCCTGGTCGATTTTGATCTGTTTGTGTGCAAGGATGGCTTTTCACTGCTGCCGGCGATCGGCAACAGCAACCATTACGGCATCCAAACCATCCATGCAGATGGGGATCAGCTCGTAACGAACAGCTCGCTGCACGGTGGCTGGCTGATGATATCGGGTGTGGACCTTGGCGCTGCCGGAGCCGCTAAAGCAGTCGAGGTAATGGCCAGTTCCACCAAAGGTGGTGTACTGGAAATACTCCTGGACGATCTGGAGCAAGGAGAGCGGATCGCAGCTGTGCCGGTAAAAGCAGGTAAAATAAGCAGCCATGTGTACCGGCTACGCAGTGCTTCGGGTAAGCTGTCTGGTCAGCATGACCTGTTTGTACGGTTTCCGGCCGGGACTTCGCAGGATATTTTACTCAAAAGTATCCGCCTGTTGACCCGGTAG
- a CDS encoding metallopeptidase domain-containing protein, which yields MQKSADLHIYEAILRPGEQSTGRVTHHYGPSVTIAEVYPDYVPMEPEELEQLKEGLDPVGQRGIAAFQLRQSEEFRKDCANRPHDGVAWNDKTIPGLQTPKRIDHKLYPDYTGTPTSSQMEGSVAVAIIIVSGPDALAFTPEEITTVDAKVQNGLSWLGVQTGTPVSFHFALPRKVELTVPDDPSKPKNDNYWLDPTMEQLGYATALDYVLAIREEMSTDWAYCAFFIKYSMEHFAYAMIGGPYLAMNYDNDGWKPVGIDRVFAHESSHIFGAPDEYDDCSCTKTYGYYHVVNGNCENCAPGGGVLCVMKRNSWEMCAYTPWHLGCIIPATVWNGPIGTYKESSHWLAADIDNDGRDELIQLWGPRWLGMVVYGWSSGRLELMWGGDMKEGSYADAWLTGDIDKDMQAEIIQVWDRDNNLYMIVYGWNGSGMEVSWSGNTNQEPAAIQWLTGYLDEDGKMKIIQLRDIDGQLEIVIYHWDGKGIAVLKAHQFAARNLNECHFIIGDINRDGKEEIIQTWNNNGHLGMVVYHWDGNDISILWSGDFIDETPNAISWLMGDLNDDRLEEIIQLRNNDGQLGIVIYQWNGQAIARLWSNDTINNDANAIQWLIGDVDEDDQMEIIQVQNNGGQLGLVAYGWSGSAITILPWGYHDMGQGSGSDGYLIGDVNGLGYQDIIQPWSSFSSTNMLIYGKVRD from the coding sequence ATGCAAAAGAGTGCAGATCTACACATTTACGAAGCCATTCTACGGCCTGGCGAGCAATCAACAGGCAGGGTTACTCACCACTATGGCCCCTCCGTTACCATTGCAGAAGTGTACCCCGATTATGTTCCCATGGAACCAGAGGAGCTTGAACAATTGAAAGAAGGCCTCGATCCGGTGGGCCAGCGGGGCATTGCAGCCTTTCAGCTTCGCCAGTCGGAGGAGTTCCGGAAGGACTGTGCCAATCGCCCCCATGACGGTGTTGCCTGGAATGATAAGACCATCCCCGGGTTGCAAACGCCTAAACGGATAGACCATAAACTTTATCCGGATTATACCGGTACCCCCACCAGCTCCCAAATGGAAGGCTCTGTGGCCGTAGCCATCATCATTGTATCAGGGCCTGACGCCCTTGCATTTACCCCGGAAGAAATAACCACGGTAGATGCCAAGGTGCAAAATGGCCTGAGCTGGCTGGGCGTCCAGACAGGAACGCCCGTAAGTTTTCACTTTGCCCTCCCGCGCAAGGTGGAACTCACTGTGCCGGATGATCCTTCCAAGCCCAAAAACGATAACTATTGGCTCGACCCTACCATGGAACAGTTAGGATATGCTACAGCGCTGGATTATGTACTGGCAATAAGGGAAGAGATGTCGACCGATTGGGCCTATTGTGCATTTTTTATCAAATATAGCATGGAGCATTTTGCCTATGCCATGATAGGTGGCCCCTACCTGGCTATGAACTATGACAATGATGGCTGGAAGCCTGTCGGTATCGATCGTGTATTCGCACATGAATCAAGTCATATTTTTGGTGCTCCCGACGAGTATGATGACTGCTCGTGCACCAAGACCTATGGTTATTATCATGTAGTAAACGGCAACTGTGAGAACTGTGCACCGGGTGGAGGAGTATTATGCGTGATGAAAAGAAATAGCTGGGAAATGTGCGCTTACACACCCTGGCATCTCGGCTGTATTATTCCGGCAACAGTGTGGAACGGCCCCATAGGCACCTACAAAGAATCCAGTCATTGGCTCGCCGCCGATATCGACAATGATGGCCGCGATGAACTGATACAATTATGGGGGCCTCGCTGGTTAGGCATGGTCGTGTATGGCTGGTCATCAGGAAGATTGGAATTAATGTGGGGAGGCGACATGAAAGAGGGATCTTATGCTGATGCCTGGCTCACCGGCGATATCGACAAAGACATGCAGGCAGAGATCATACAAGTATGGGACAGAGACAATAACCTCTATATGATCGTCTATGGCTGGAACGGTTCCGGAATGGAAGTCTCCTGGAGTGGAAACACCAACCAGGAGCCCGCTGCCATACAATGGCTCACCGGCTATCTTGACGAGGATGGAAAAATGAAGATCATTCAATTAAGAGACATCGATGGACAGTTGGAGATCGTCATTTACCACTGGGACGGTAAGGGCATCGCCGTATTAAAGGCACATCAATTTGCCGCCCGGAACCTCAATGAATGCCATTTCATCATCGGCGATATCAACAGGGATGGAAAGGAAGAGATCATCCAGACCTGGAACAACAACGGCCATTTGGGCATGGTTGTCTATCACTGGGACGGCAATGATATATCCATTCTATGGAGCGGCGACTTTATCGATGAAACACCCAACGCAATAAGCTGGCTTATGGGAGACCTCAATGACGACAGGCTGGAAGAGATCATACAACTAAGGAATAACGACGGTCAACTGGGTATCGTAATCTATCAGTGGAATGGCCAGGCAATCGCCCGCTTATGGAGCAACGATACCATCAACAACGACGCCAATGCCATACAGTGGCTGATAGGTGATGTAGATGAAGATGATCAAATGGAGATCATCCAGGTACAGAACAATGGTGGACAACTGGGCCTTGTTGCCTATGGCTGGTCGGGCAGCGCTATAACAATTCTGCCATGGGGTTATCATGATATGGGTCAGGGCAGCGGTTCCGATGGCTACCTTATTGGCGACGTAAACGGCCTGGGATACCAGGATATCATTCAACCCTGGAGCAGTTTCAGCTCGACCAATATGCTTATTTACGGCAAGGTCAGGGACTAA
- a CDS encoding family 20 glycosylhydrolase: protein MIGRKLSILNIFLLLTIGSQAQKNSQPLSSAVNPAPFVIPALREWSGASGNFVLHNKARLVADPAFAPVLLPVANTFSADLKAGPLRQAFAIKTGKPRPGDVYFTLHPEDTTIKKEGYRLTIGEVITIEAREPVGALWATRSLLQVLEQDSAYRHIPRGQAIDYPQYAVRGFVLDCGRKFFSIDFLRQYVQFMSYYKMNDFHLHLNDNGFKDFFGGNWDSTYAAFRLENNTYPGLTAKDGSYTKKEFIELQQLARSYGVTIVPEIDVPAHSLAFTKAVPAIGSKTYGMDHLDLDNPLTYTVIDQVFKEYLEGPNPVFIGKEVHIGTDEYSKKEAEQFRAFTDHYIRLVEGYGKKVRMWGALTHAQGKTPVKAENVTMNWWYNGYADPKKMMELGYDGISTPDGWLYIVPAAGYYYDYLNTKRLYEKWTPNMIGDQTFPESDPLVRGGAFAVWNDHVGNGITEKDVHHRVFPAMQVLAKKMWNGADSSIPYQTFLEKSKQLGEGPGLNMMGRIHSKDSLVYSYKNILRLKGGNSFIQTPLQGIGYGYTVAFSIYPGEDNPDNAVLFSSPDAVVKLKQLSTGRLGFSREGYDYTFDYTVPVKQWSHITITGDHKGTSLYVNGVLKERLEGGKHRFANGKEMAKVQTLFFPLQYIGDPQHAFTGRLGNIKVFNCILTGDKINALAQVIPNSIH, encoded by the coding sequence ATGATTGGCAGAAAGCTTTCCATACTAAACATTTTCCTGCTGCTAACAATAGGCAGCCAGGCCCAAAAAAATAGTCAACCACTATCCTCCGCTGTCAATCCGGCTCCCTTTGTGATCCCGGCCTTGCGGGAATGGAGTGGCGCATCAGGCAATTTCGTATTACACAACAAAGCACGGCTGGTAGCAGATCCCGCCTTTGCCCCTGTATTATTGCCGGTTGCCAACACTTTTTCGGCAGACCTGAAGGCCGGTCCGCTCAGGCAGGCATTTGCCATAAAAACCGGTAAGCCCCGCCCCGGCGATGTTTACTTCACCCTTCATCCGGAGGATACGACGATCAAAAAAGAGGGCTATCGATTAACCATTGGTGAGGTGATCACCATCGAAGCCCGGGAGCCGGTGGGCGCTTTGTGGGCCACGCGCAGCCTGCTGCAGGTATTGGAGCAGGATAGCGCCTATCGGCATATCCCCAGAGGACAGGCCATCGACTATCCTCAGTATGCTGTACGGGGTTTTGTACTGGATTGCGGCCGTAAGTTCTTTTCCATTGATTTTCTCCGCCAGTATGTACAATTCATGTCTTATTACAAGATGAATGATTTTCACCTCCATCTCAATGATAATGGGTTCAAGGATTTTTTTGGCGGCAATTGGGACAGTACCTATGCCGCTTTCCGGCTGGAGAACAATACTTACCCAGGATTGACAGCTAAAGACGGTAGCTATACCAAAAAGGAATTTATTGAATTACAGCAACTGGCCAGGTCATATGGGGTTACCATCGTACCCGAAATTGATGTGCCGGCGCATTCCCTGGCTTTTACCAAAGCCGTACCGGCCATTGGCAGCAAGACCTACGGCATGGATCATCTCGACCTCGACAATCCGCTTACTTATACGGTGATCGACCAGGTGTTTAAAGAATACCTGGAAGGGCCGAACCCGGTATTTATAGGTAAGGAAGTGCATATTGGTACAGATGAATATTCAAAAAAGGAAGCCGAGCAATTCAGGGCTTTTACCGATCACTATATCAGGCTGGTAGAAGGCTATGGCAAAAAGGTGCGTATGTGGGGCGCCCTCACGCATGCACAAGGCAAAACGCCGGTGAAGGCTGAAAACGTCACCATGAACTGGTGGTATAATGGGTATGCCGATCCAAAGAAGATGATGGAGCTGGGATATGATGGCATCAGTACACCCGATGGCTGGTTGTATATAGTGCCGGCTGCTGGTTACTACTATGATTATCTTAATACCAAAAGACTATATGAGAAATGGACGCCCAATATGATCGGTGACCAAACTTTTCCGGAGAGCGATCCGCTGGTAAGGGGAGGGGCGTTTGCCGTGTGGAATGATCATGTGGGAAATGGCATCACGGAAAAAGATGTACACCACCGGGTGTTCCCTGCCATGCAGGTATTGGCAAAGAAAATGTGGAACGGCGCAGATTCTTCCATACCCTATCAAACATTTCTTGAAAAAAGCAAACAACTGGGCGAGGGACCGGGACTTAATATGATGGGCAGGATACACAGTAAAGACTCTCTGGTGTACTCCTACAAGAATATATTGCGGTTGAAGGGCGGTAACAGTTTTATCCAAACACCGCTGCAAGGCATAGGTTATGGTTACACGGTGGCCTTTTCCATCTATCCCGGTGAAGACAATCCCGATAATGCCGTGTTGTTCTCTTCCCCGGATGCTGTGGTAAAATTGAAGCAGTTATCAACGGGGCGACTTGGTTTTTCAAGGGAAGGCTACGATTACACATTTGACTATACGGTGCCGGTAAAACAATGGAGCCATATCACCATCACCGGCGATCATAAAGGCACCAGCCTTTATGTGAATGGCGTGCTGAAAGAGCGATTGGAAGGTGGGAAACACCGTTTTGCCAACGGCAAAGAAATGGCGAAGGTCCAGACCTTGTTTTTCCCGCTTCAATATATTGGTGATCCTCAGCATGCTTTTACAGGAAGGCTTGGTAATATTAAAGTGTTCAATTGCATCCTGACCGGTGATAAGATCAATGCACTGGCACAGGTTATTCCCAACAGTATTCATTAA
- a CDS encoding alkaline phosphatase family protein, which yields MNMNNRKLITGVSLLAVAIASVITIPACKKYADPPPFFEQDDSTVVLTTRKTLLVVIDGGVADAFKTIAPPTITSMLEHGKYTYTGRTEDVSTDGASWKSLASGVSQTRHSISDSTLVFSAPVGGNEHDAPANYPSFMQYILTSSRADIETTVISPWGYMINKLFPEAEKPIAVANDAAVKDSAVAQLKNGNPDLMIAHFNGINIAGREYGFDAAVPEYKAAILKVDAYIGELMTALKARKEYNKKEEWLVVVTTSHGGIGKQYGGSSAAETSVFTLYYNENIKKQELIRGGFAGVQLTGKDATAISAQLADGSAYNPERNQQTIQLKVKGTSGSYPHFFSKMERWPSTSGWSCFASGAVWAISIRSTTSGERRIQPGSPPVFNNQWHTLTIVFADSASKKWLRRYTDGVRHDQTDITTNYDNGGSITSTSPIRLGFGADPTYTSTNFYAADVMIFNTALSDDEIKNNSCLKNVSQHPKYANLVGYWPAADGYGGQFLNKAPAQTNNFVLKGSYKWEGLADVPCSIDPLGANQIAVQPANVDIVSQLFYWMRINIRSDWSLDGGAWIKTFEREFIKL from the coding sequence ATGAATATGAACAACCGGAAACTAATTACAGGGGTCTCTTTGCTGGCGGTGGCTATTGCAAGTGTCATTACGATACCTGCCTGTAAAAAATATGCTGATCCGCCTCCCTTCTTTGAGCAGGATGATTCTACCGTAGTGCTTACCACGCGCAAGACCTTGCTGGTGGTGATCGACGGTGGTGTGGCAGATGCTTTCAAAACGATTGCGCCGCCTACCATTACTTCCATGCTGGAGCACGGTAAATATACGTATACGGGCCGCACGGAAGATGTGTCCACTGATGGCGCTTCCTGGAAGTCACTGGCTTCGGGTGTTTCGCAAACACGGCACAGCATCTCAGATAGCACCCTCGTATTCTCCGCGCCTGTAGGTGGCAACGAACATGATGCACCGGCTAACTATCCTTCTTTCATGCAGTACATCCTTACTTCCAGCCGGGCGGATATTGAGACCACGGTGATCAGTCCCTGGGGATATATGATCAACAAGTTATTTCCCGAAGCGGAGAAGCCCATTGCCGTAGCAAATGATGCAGCGGTAAAAGACAGTGCGGTAGCGCAACTGAAGAATGGCAATCCCGATCTCATGATCGCCCATTTCAATGGTATCAATATCGCGGGCAGGGAATACGGATTTGACGCTGCGGTACCCGAATACAAAGCAGCGATCCTGAAAGTGGATGCTTATATCGGTGAACTGATGACGGCGCTCAAAGCCAGGAAGGAATACAATAAGAAAGAAGAATGGCTGGTAGTGGTGACTACCTCCCATGGCGGGATAGGTAAACAATATGGGGGCAGTTCGGCTGCAGAGACGAGCGTATTCACCCTGTATTATAATGAGAACATCAAAAAGCAGGAGCTGATCCGCGGCGGCTTTGCCGGTGTACAACTGACGGGTAAAGATGCCACAGCTATTTCAGCGCAACTGGCTGATGGCAGTGCTTATAATCCGGAGAGGAACCAGCAAACCATACAATTGAAAGTGAAGGGAACATCGGGTTCTTATCCGCATTTCTTCTCCAAAATGGAACGCTGGCCTTCCACATCCGGCTGGTCCTGCTTTGCCTCTGGTGCGGTGTGGGCTATTTCTATCCGGTCTACTACCAGCGGCGAGCGGCGGATACAACCAGGTTCTCCGCCTGTATTCAACAACCAGTGGCATACGCTCACGATCGTATTTGCGGACAGTGCTTCCAAAAAATGGTTGAGAAGGTATACGGATGGCGTGCGTCATGACCAGACGGATATCACCACGAACTATGACAATGGCGGTTCTATTACCAGCACTTCACCCATCAGGCTTGGCTTTGGAGCGGACCCCACCTATACCAGTACTAATTTTTACGCGGCTGATGTGATGATCTTCAATACGGCGCTGAGCGACGACGAGATCAAAAACAATAGCTGCCTGAAGAATGTGAGCCAGCATCCCAAATATGCCAACCTCGTAGGATATTGGCCTGCTGCAGATGGATATGGCGGTCAGTTCCTAAATAAAGCGCCTGCACAGACGAATAACTTTGTACTGAAAGGCAGTTATAAATGGGAAGGACTGGCGGATGTACCTTGTTCAATAGATCCGCTGGGGGCTAACCAGATAGCCGTGCAGCCGGCGAATGTGGACATCGTATCGCAGCTTTTCTACTGGATGCGGATCAATATCCGTTCTGACTGGAGCCTCGACGGCGGCGCCTGGATCAAGACCTTTGAAAGAGAGTTTATTAAGTTGTAG
- a CDS encoding M60 family metallopeptidase: MSKQLFLIACTAVLLAHCVKNKETFKDGRDEGGFPAPSITVDTNSSVIDVSKYAQARVFPGLVCNTETRLKNQAVTMNLNYNYVKEHLRISVPPEPQFSTGLYAAPGELVTIDVPADYSLSVQVGAWEDNLSSVLNAPRDPLIYTRMQLAPGRNYVRNLYGGHIYIFAARPVATPVTLTFSGAVKSPDFELGKTNNAAWTAAIRTSCVPYLELRSKNIVFVVPRDYCVSRNIQDPESIMKEWDRAIDMDYYQWEGLAENATEAYDLAPVLPWRVVQDIKPSLGYGHSGFPVVTYNDYGWFDEFTDLTAIKKGWAWGTFHEIGHNNQQGDYWSWSSLGETSNNLFSFKVSHRQSVEKNDPSAWPPYHPAVNSMFPQALAFAAATGTKDFDGTDVRINDPFARITPFVQVFDKIPANWGYPGQPDGWSFMAELYKKARRAVYPSNNDQDKRDFVYETLCDFTKTDWKLFFLAWGINISSVSLNAIDAKGYRLLTQEIWKYNPITRTGGDTYVNVYSRTNWTVTVNSVNPEGGGKDAVKDGNLTTYWHSAYGPTSPVIATIDMGMKLDIKGFRFTQRQGGARNIKNLKVETSIDNSNWTPVDGSPLLLQKIDAQQNFTLPSVVRARYFRLTITGPADTYNTDGSMNTSMAEIDVIQP, from the coding sequence ATGAGCAAACAATTATTCCTGATAGCCTGCACTGCTGTACTGCTGGCGCACTGCGTCAAGAACAAAGAGACTTTCAAGGACGGCAGGGATGAAGGCGGTTTCCCGGCTCCTTCCATCACGGTAGATACCAACAGTTCGGTGATCGATGTGAGCAAATATGCACAGGCACGGGTATTTCCCGGGCTGGTATGTAATACGGAAACGCGGTTGAAGAACCAGGCGGTGACGATGAACCTGAACTACAATTATGTGAAGGAGCACCTGCGCATATCTGTACCACCGGAACCGCAGTTCAGTACCGGCCTGTATGCAGCGCCGGGTGAACTGGTAACCATTGATGTGCCCGCCGATTATAGCTTATCAGTACAGGTGGGCGCCTGGGAGGATAACCTTTCTTCGGTATTGAATGCGCCACGCGATCCATTGATCTATACACGCATGCAGCTGGCGCCCGGCCGCAACTATGTGCGTAATTTATACGGCGGCCATATTTACATCTTTGCTGCGCGGCCGGTAGCCACACCGGTAACGCTTACTTTCAGCGGCGCTGTGAAATCGCCCGATTTCGAATTGGGCAAAACCAACAATGCCGCCTGGACAGCTGCGATCAGAACCTCCTGTGTACCTTACCTGGAGCTCAGGAGCAAGAATATTGTATTTGTAGTGCCCCGCGACTATTGTGTATCCCGCAATATACAGGACCCGGAAAGCATTATGAAAGAGTGGGACAGGGCCATCGATATGGACTATTACCAATGGGAAGGCCTGGCTGAGAACGCCACGGAAGCCTATGACCTGGCGCCTGTATTGCCCTGGCGTGTGGTACAGGATATCAAGCCATCATTAGGATATGGACACAGTGGTTTCCCGGTGGTTACTTATAATGATTATGGCTGGTTTGATGAATTTACCGACCTCACGGCCATCAAAAAAGGATGGGCCTGGGGCACTTTTCACGAAATTGGCCACAACAACCAGCAAGGGGATTACTGGAGCTGGAGTAGCCTGGGTGAAACGTCCAATAACCTCTTTTCCTTTAAGGTATCCCATCGTCAGAGCGTGGAGAAAAATGATCCTTCAGCCTGGCCTCCTTACCATCCCGCAGTTAACTCTATGTTTCCTCAAGCCCTGGCATTTGCTGCGGCTACAGGAACTAAAGATTTCGATGGTACAGATGTGCGTATCAACGATCCTTTTGCCCGCATCACCCCTTTTGTACAAGTGTTTGATAAGATACCGGCCAACTGGGGTTATCCCGGTCAGCCCGATGGCTGGTCTTTCATGGCCGAGCTCTATAAGAAAGCGCGTCGTGCGGTGTATCCTTCCAATAATGACCAGGACAAAAGGGATTTCGTATATGAAACGCTCTGCGATTTCACGAAGACAGACTGGAAACTTTTCTTCCTGGCCTGGGGTATCAATATCAGTTCTGTATCGCTCAATGCGATTGATGCCAAAGGATACAGGCTCCTTACGCAGGAGATCTGGAAATATAACCCCATTACCCGCACGGGCGGTGATACCTATGTAAATGTGTACAGCAGGACCAACTGGACGGTCACTGTCAATTCTGTAAACCCCGAAGGTGGTGGTAAAGATGCGGTGAAAGATGGGAACCTGACTACTTACTGGCATAGCGCTTATGGCCCTACCTCGCCGGTGATCGCTACGATCGATATGGGTATGAAACTCGATATCAAAGGTTTCAGGTTTACTCAACGGCAAGGCGGCGCCCGGAATATCAAGAACCTGAAAGTAGAGACCAGCATTGATAACAGCAACTGGACGCCGGTAGATGGCAGCCCGCTGTTGCTGCAAAAGATCGATGCACAGCAAAACTTTACCCTGCCTTCTGTAGTACGCGCACGGTATTTCAGGCTCACGATCACGGGTCCTGCAGATACCTACAATACTGATGGCAGCATGAATACCAGCATGGCGGAGATCGACGTGATACAGCCATAA